Below is a window of Dromaius novaehollandiae isolate bDroNov1 chromosome 23, bDroNov1.hap1, whole genome shotgun sequence DNA.
TAGTTCCAGATGGCCCTGCGGAGCATGGAGGTGTCCACTCCGCAGTGCATGGCGATGGTGTTGTACGTCAGGTTGTAGACCACCTGGAACTTCTCGTCCAGGAGCTGCCCCACATCAGGGTAGAGGCGGTTGATCAGGGAGTAGCCATGGTCTTCCCAGGTGTAATCCTGCCAGAGGAAGGATGCTGGGGTGGGGGCTCTACAGGCAACACAGCGTCCCTGCGCCTGCAGATCTCATGTCCTGCCCTTCTCCGGCCTGATGTCTCCCTTTCCCACGTTGCCAAGATCCTCTTGACAACTCATATCCATCCGAACCACACAGAGGCACCTCGGCCCAAACACCGCTTGGGTGAAGGCTCCAGCCCGGTACCAGCCCGTCGCCCTCCACGCCAGGGTTGTCCATGCAGCTCTACAACCTTGGgagcagccctgctgcaccccaGCCCCGCTGGCCCGGTCACTGCTGAGCCCCAGCgcgggacagagagggacagcagcagcagcggtgaCACGCAGGACCTGCCACCCAGCCCTGTCACCCGCTCTCCAGCTGGCACAGGGGCCGAGGGCACCCACCTGCGCGCGGAAGGTGGGGGGTGCCTGCTCGCCCCGGCGCGTGAAGTCCTTGTAGCCAAACTCGGGGTCCTCCACGAAGCACAGGACGTTGGACTGCAGGGACGTTGGAGCCGCGATATCTGCGAGACACCAGCGCGGCGGCCGTGAGCAacgcgccgtggggctgccccacacggccccggccccgggctggagggcagagccagccccacagccgggGGGCCCAATCCTGCTCGGTGCTGGCTCCATCCTTCCCCTCCCACTAGTCCAGACCCTCGTGGACCCTTCCCAGCCCACCACGTCCCCACGTGTCCTCACCCGAGGGAGCGACCAGCAAGCTCTCCGTCTTCTCCAGCTCGAAGCGCGTCGCCATCTCCTCCTGCGTGaccccctcctcctccagctggcTTTCTCGCAGCAGCTGCATCCTCTCCATCAGCACTTCCACCTCCCGCATGGCATCTTTACCCTGGCAGAGGGCAAAGTCTGTCCGTGGCAGAGCGAGGATGCAGAGGGCTTGCGAGCCCCGGGCTGCCCGCGCACAGCGGGGCAGGGAGCACCGCTCGCTGCAGGCCACCGGCTCTGCTTTCACTTGGAGCAGTCCCAGGGCCTCTCCAAGAAAAATTTGCCTCCGGGTTTGTCCTGCCCAGCTTCCAGCTGCTCCGGCACCCTGAGGGCTGGAGGAAGGGGCAGCCCTGTGCCGCTGGCCCTGGGAGAGACGCTACCGGCGTGTCCTGACAGCATCCGCCGCATCCCAGCCAAAGGTCCCGGGGCAATTCCCGGCGGGAAACACCATAACGCGCCGCGGTACCCCGTCAtgccctcccttcccaccccatgCTCCCTGCAAAGCAAAGCGCCTGCTTACCCCAGAGCCCCCCACGCCGTCGTCGGAGGCCGGGCTGCTGTCGCCAtggggcgaggggggccggcagccgggccCGCCGTCCTGCTCCGCCTCGGGGTTGATGCCGCAGCCGAAGACGAAGGAGGCGAGCGAGTGGTAGTGGGTGAGGAGCACCAGCGCCTGCACCAGCTCCGCCAGGGACCAGCTGTTCTCCCCCGTCTTCAGCAGAGCCTGAAACCGAGGTGCACACGGGTTCggctttgcagaggaggagccGTGCGGTCACCCCTTCCCCATCCACCtggagcagcacagccctggcctcCAGCTCAGAGACCCTCTCAGCCCCCAAAGGGTTAAACCTGGGGGTTGTGACCCCACGACAAGCCCCCAAACTGGGGAGGGGGATTTGGGATCTGTGGATCCCTGGCAGCATCTCCAGCCCTCACCTCGATGTGCTCCTTGGTGATGAGCCAGGGCCGGTGCGCCAGCAGCTTGTTGATCTCGTTGAGGCTCCTCAGCTTTGGGGGGGCGCAGTGCAGCCCCTGCAGCCACGCGGGGTTGCCCCCCACCTGCAGGAACTCCCCCATGTGCAAACCCACCAGGTAGGAGCACTGGTGCCGGGCTGCTGCCTGCGGGGAGGGGCGCAGCGTCAGCCCACGGCGCCGGGCAGGAGACCAGCCCTGCTACAAGCCCTCGGCG
It encodes the following:
- the SESN2 gene encoding sestrin-2 isoform X3; translation: MPRQLGRGPSAFIPVEEILREGVESSRRQLFIDAFVSAGKVDNIAMVMGLHPQYLSSFWKTQYLLLRMDGPLPYHKRHYIAIMAAARHQCSYLVGLHMGEFLQVGGNPAWLQGLHCAPPKLRSLNEINKLLAHRPWLITKEHIEALLKTGENSWSLAELVQALVLLTHYHSLASFVFGCGINPEAEQDGGPGCRPPSPHGDSSPASDDGVGGSGGKDAMREVEVLMERMQLLRESQLEEEGVTQEEMATRFELEKTESLLVAPSDIAAPTSLQSNVLCFVEDPEFGYKDFTRRGEQAPPTFRAQDYTWEDHGYSLINRLYPDVGQLLDEKFQVVYNLTYNTIAMHCGVDTSMLRRAIWNYVHCVFGIRYDDYDYGEVNQLLERSLKVYIKTVACYPEKTTKRMYTQFWRHFKHSEKVHVNLLLLEARMQAALLYALRAVTRYMT
- the SESN2 gene encoding sestrin-2 isoform X1, with product MLVAGSQCCSPGLAEYRGCGPLRGGEDRGIKMPRQLGRGPSAFIPVEEILREGVESSRRQLFIDAFVSAGKVDNIAMVMGLHPQYLSSFWKTQYLLLRMDGPLPYHKRHYIAIMAAARHQCSYLVGLHMGEFLQVGGNPAWLQGLHCAPPKLRSLNEINKLLAHRPWLITKEHIEALLKTGENSWSLAELVQALVLLTHYHSLASFVFGCGINPEAEQDGGPGCRPPSPHGDSSPASDDGVGGSGGKDAMREVEVLMERMQLLRESQLEEEGVTQEEMATRFELEKTESLLVAPSDIAAPTSLQSNVLCFVEDPEFGYKDFTRRGEQAPPTFRAQDYTWEDHGYSLINRLYPDVGQLLDEKFQVVYNLTYNTIAMHCGVDTSMLRRAIWNYVHCVFGIRYDDYDYGEVNQLLERSLKVYIKTVACYPEKTTKRMYTQFWRHFKHSEKVHVNLLLLEARMQAALLYALRAVTRYMT
- the SESN2 gene encoding sestrin-2 isoform X2; protein product: MSRLRQDRGIKMPRQLGRGPSAFIPVEEILREGVESSRRQLFIDAFVSAGKVDNIAMVMGLHPQYLSSFWKTQYLLLRMDGPLPYHKRHYIAIMAAARHQCSYLVGLHMGEFLQVGGNPAWLQGLHCAPPKLRSLNEINKLLAHRPWLITKEHIEALLKTGENSWSLAELVQALVLLTHYHSLASFVFGCGINPEAEQDGGPGCRPPSPHGDSSPASDDGVGGSGGKDAMREVEVLMERMQLLRESQLEEEGVTQEEMATRFELEKTESLLVAPSDIAAPTSLQSNVLCFVEDPEFGYKDFTRRGEQAPPTFRAQDYTWEDHGYSLINRLYPDVGQLLDEKFQVVYNLTYNTIAMHCGVDTSMLRRAIWNYVHCVFGIRYDDYDYGEVNQLLERSLKVYIKTVACYPEKTTKRMYTQFWRHFKHSEKVHVNLLLLEARMQAALLYALRAVTRYMT